ATCGGCTCCCAGTTCCATCGCTGCGGCTGCGTGCGACGGAGCGCCCAGCCCCGCATCAACAATCACCGGTACCCGGCTCTGCTCAATGATGATTTCCAGAAAATCCAACGTGCGCAACCCTTTATTAGAACCGATGGGTGCACCTAGGGGCATAACCGCAGTCACGCCCACATCTTCCAATCGTTTACAAAGCACAGGATCGGCGTGGACATAGGGAAGAATTACGAAACCCAATTTAACGAGTTCTTCGGCGGCTTTCAGCGTTTCGACGGGGTCGGGCAGCAGGTACTTCGGGTCGGGATGAATTTCTAGTTTCAGCCAGTTCGTTTCCAGCGCTTCACGGGCCATCTGTGCTGCAAAGACGGCTTCACGAGCCGTCCGAACTCCGGATGTATTGGGCAATAGCTGAATTGACGGGTGTGCCAGATGCGTTAGAAGATCGTCCTGGTGGTCGTGCGCGTCGATGCGTTTGAGCGCAACGGTAACGAGCTGGGTTCCTGACGCTAATAAGGTAGCCTCCATCTGCTCCGACGAGCTGAATTTGCCGGTTCCGGTAAACAGCCGGGACGTGAATGTCCGGTCCGCCAGCACCAGCGGTTGGGTTTCAGAAGCGTTCATCGACAAGAGGTTTAGATGTTTTGGGTAAAAAAGATTGACAGAACAAGCGGGCCTGACTAACAGGATTGGCTGAACTACTGATAGCTGAAGACACCGCGATTCCGTACAATCCCATTTCGCGCAGCGCCGGGACGTCGGCCAGCGTGATACCACCAATGGCAATAATGGGCGTCGTGATTCCTTCCCCCCGTAGTGCCGACAGGATGGTCTGATAACCGTTCAGTCCCAGAA
This window of the Spirosoma oryzicola genome carries:
- a CDS encoding thiazole synthase, with the protein product MNASETQPLVLADRTFTSRLFTGTGKFSSSEQMEATLLASGTQLVTVALKRIDAHDHQDDLLTHLAHPSIQLLPNTSGVRTAREAVFAAQMAREALETNWLKLEIHPDPKYLLPDPVETLKAAEELVKLGFVILPYVHADPVLCKRLEDVGVTAVMPLGAPIGSNKGLRTLDFLEIIIEQSRVPVIVDAGLGAPSHAAAAMELGADAVLVNTALAVSGNPVRMATAFRLAVEAGRLAYEARLAQPIDYAQASSPLTAFLDE